In Burkholderia sp. GAS332, one DNA window encodes the following:
- a CDS encoding iron complex outermembrane recepter protein — protein sequence MSVRDGVKQPKKRLTVRPLHMAACLAFAASHGAWAQQASVVQTTPDASEKALPTVQVTAAQDTAQHLKEDVSSGALGARSQLDTPFSTTVVTSEELQDRQPSKLGDVFATDASVSDNGNAYNAWATYVTVRGMQLDWQSGFKIDGMPFNSYGITMPYEQLEKVELLKGLTGFMYGFGAPGGVVNYVTKKPPVSTTPVRSVDIGYYTDGVWTEHADLGGRIGPDGMFGYRLNATHEEGKTYNDGNVRRDAVSLALDARITRDLKATFGALYQERHSSGITGAISTAQYPGTNLPRTLSGGTGDLSGPDQHLNTNVQLYTAGVQYNLGPDWTLNATYSYSKSSRDRNESTYYLLNGAGDYTDTRFAGKEGHQLSLWQVSAEGNVKTGPFQHQLVFGAAYQRQTNDYGANSFFGQIGTGNLYQPNTNTFDSAPNYYTYRNSDITQKALFASDTIQLTQRWSVLGGVRYTNYEQHGYSTTGATTSTYSQNGVVTPTVALMFKLAPTTTLYTSYVESLEAGTIVGDTYANRGVQLKPLRSKQYEVGVKSEHARWSATAALFRIERGSEYANSANVFTQDGQSIFQGVEFGGDVRLGSSWNVGGDLMWINTKYEKGAANNGNRVAGAPQFVVAGHATYSVPYVPGLRLGADAKFTGNTNVRPSANLNAPGYMLVNLGASYATRIGGYDVTFRAAIDNLLNRRYWEYQYADYVTPGDPRTLSLNARIDF from the coding sequence ATGAGCGTAAGGGACGGGGTAAAACAGCCGAAAAAGCGGCTGACGGTGCGGCCATTGCATATGGCGGCGTGTCTGGCATTTGCGGCAAGCCACGGGGCCTGGGCGCAACAGGCGTCCGTCGTTCAGACGACGCCGGACGCAAGCGAAAAAGCGCTGCCGACGGTCCAGGTCACGGCGGCGCAAGACACGGCACAACATCTGAAGGAAGACGTCAGCAGCGGGGCACTCGGCGCGCGCTCGCAGCTCGACACGCCGTTCTCCACGACCGTGGTCACCAGCGAAGAATTGCAGGATCGCCAGCCGTCCAAACTTGGCGATGTCTTCGCCACTGATGCCTCTGTATCCGACAACGGCAACGCATACAACGCCTGGGCCACCTACGTGACGGTGCGCGGCATGCAACTCGACTGGCAGTCGGGCTTCAAGATCGACGGCATGCCCTTTAACAGCTATGGCATCACGATGCCGTACGAGCAGCTCGAAAAAGTGGAACTGCTGAAGGGGCTGACGGGTTTCATGTACGGCTTCGGCGCACCGGGCGGCGTGGTCAACTACGTGACGAAAAAGCCGCCGGTCTCGACCACCCCGGTACGCAGCGTCGACATCGGCTACTACACCGACGGCGTGTGGACCGAGCACGCGGATCTCGGCGGACGTATCGGCCCGGACGGCATGTTCGGCTACCGCCTGAACGCGACGCACGAAGAAGGCAAGACCTACAACGACGGCAATGTGCGGCGCGATGCAGTGTCGCTGGCGCTCGATGCCCGCATCACCCGCGATCTCAAGGCGACCTTCGGCGCGCTGTATCAGGAGCGTCATTCGAGCGGTATCACCGGGGCGATCTCGACGGCGCAATATCCGGGCACAAATCTGCCGCGCACGTTAAGCGGCGGCACCGGCGACCTTTCCGGTCCCGACCAGCACCTGAACACGAACGTTCAGCTCTACACCGCAGGCGTGCAATACAACCTGGGCCCGGACTGGACGCTCAACGCGACCTACAGCTACAGCAAAAGCTCGCGCGATCGCAACGAGAGCACGTATTACCTGCTAAACGGCGCCGGCGATTACACGGATACCCGTTTCGCCGGCAAGGAAGGGCATCAGCTGAGCTTGTGGCAGGTGTCGGCGGAAGGCAACGTCAAGACCGGGCCGTTCCAGCATCAGCTCGTGTTCGGCGCGGCGTATCAGCGTCAAACCAACGACTACGGCGCGAACAGTTTCTTCGGTCAGATCGGCACCGGCAACCTCTATCAGCCGAACACCAATACCTTCGACAGCGCACCGAATTACTACACGTACCGCAACAGCGACATCACGCAAAAGGCCCTGTTCGCGAGCGATACGATCCAGCTGACGCAGCGCTGGTCGGTACTCGGCGGCGTGCGTTACACGAACTACGAACAGCACGGCTACTCGACTACCGGCGCGACCACGTCGACATACAGCCAGAACGGGGTTGTGACGCCCACCGTCGCGCTGATGTTCAAGCTTGCGCCGACCACCACGCTGTACACCAGTTACGTCGAATCGCTGGAAGCGGGCACCATAGTGGGCGACACGTACGCGAACCGGGGGGTACAGCTCAAGCCGTTGCGCAGCAAGCAGTATGAAGTCGGGGTCAAGAGCGAGCACGCGCGCTGGAGCGCAACGGCCGCGCTGTTCCGGATCGAACGCGGCTCGGAATACGCAAATAGTGCGAACGTCTTCACGCAGGACGGCCAATCGATCTTTCAGGGCGTGGAGTTCGGTGGCGACGTACGTCTGGGTTCGAGCTGGAATGTCGGCGGCGACCTCATGTGGATCAACACGAAGTACGAAAAAGGCGCGGCAAATAACGGCAATCGCGTGGCCGGCGCGCCGCAGTTCGTCGTGGCGGGCCATGCGACGTACTCGGTGCCGTATGTGCCAGGGCTGCGCCTCGGCGCCGACGCGAAGTTCACCGGCAATACCAATGTGCGCCCAAGCGCCAATCTCAACGCGCCGGGCTATATGCTGGTCAACCTCGGTGCGAGTTATGCCACGCGCATTGGCGGCTACGATGTGACGTTCCGCGCGGCGATCGACAACCTGCTCAATCGCCGTTATTGGGAGTATCAGTATGCGGACTACGTGACGCCGGGCGATCCGCGCACGCTGTCGTTAAACGCGCGCATCGACTTCTAA
- a CDS encoding Uncharacterized iron-regulated membrane protein → MRGQFVRLHRWFGVAIALFLFVAGLTGAIIAWDHELDAALNPSFFKARTDGPALSGLELARRVEAADPRLQVTYLPLTAEPGHTLQMMVLPRTNPATQQPYPLDFNQIAVDPASGDVQGRREWGAVSLARLNLIPFIYKLHYTLQLPFTGGVDIGTWLMGIVGIVWLFDSVVALWLSFPSFKAWRKSFAFRLGRGGYALTFDLHRSGGVWIWGLLVIVALTSVSMNLSRPVVRPIVSLFSTLTPDPINNPEILRKPEPGDPVLSRERIVQLAEQAGRAQNLKVPPGGVYYAEFLHAYGVGFYATGNDHGDLGLGNPWMYWDAATGKPLGAQIPGRGTAGDIFMQVQFPLHSGRILGLCGRILISAMGIAVAVLSATGLLIWLKKLNARRRSAQNAQNARHAQDTQNAGRTAVRS, encoded by the coding sequence ATGAGGGGGCAGTTCGTCCGTCTGCACCGCTGGTTCGGTGTCGCCATTGCGCTGTTTCTGTTTGTCGCCGGCCTGACCGGCGCGATCATCGCGTGGGATCACGAACTGGATGCGGCGCTGAACCCGTCGTTCTTCAAAGCGCGCACCGACGGCCCGGCACTGTCGGGGCTCGAGTTGGCACGTCGCGTCGAAGCGGCTGATCCACGCTTGCAGGTGACGTATCTACCACTCACCGCTGAACCCGGCCACACGTTGCAGATGATGGTGCTGCCGCGTACCAACCCCGCCACGCAGCAGCCCTACCCGCTCGACTTCAATCAGATCGCCGTCGACCCCGCCTCCGGCGATGTTCAGGGCCGACGCGAATGGGGCGCCGTGTCGCTCGCGCGGCTCAATCTGATTCCGTTCATCTACAAGCTGCACTACACGCTGCAATTGCCGTTCACCGGCGGTGTCGATATCGGCACATGGCTGATGGGCATTGTCGGGATCGTGTGGCTGTTCGATAGTGTGGTCGCCCTATGGCTATCGTTTCCGAGCTTCAAGGCATGGCGCAAGTCGTTTGCGTTTCGCCTTGGGCGTGGTGGCTATGCGCTCACCTTCGATCTGCACCGCTCGGGCGGCGTGTGGATCTGGGGCTTGCTGGTGATCGTCGCACTGACGTCGGTGTCGATGAATCTCTCGAGGCCGGTCGTCCGGCCAATCGTGTCGCTGTTCTCGACGCTCACGCCTGATCCGATCAACAACCCCGAAATCCTGCGCAAGCCCGAGCCGGGCGATCCGGTCCTGAGCCGCGAGCGCATCGTGCAGCTAGCGGAGCAAGCCGGCAGAGCGCAGAACCTGAAGGTGCCGCCGGGCGGCGTCTACTACGCGGAATTCCTGCACGCCTACGGCGTCGGCTTCTACGCAACCGGCAACGATCACGGCGATCTCGGCCTCGGCAATCCGTGGATGTATTGGGACGCGGCCACCGGCAAGCCGCTCGGCGCGCAGATTCCCGGCAGGGGCACAGCGGGCGATATCTTCATGCAGGTGCAATTTCCACTGCACTCGGGACGCATCCTCGGTCTCTGCGGGCGGATTCTGATTAGCGCGATGGGGATTGCGGTCGCCGTGCTGAGCGCAACGGGATTGTTGATCTGGCTGAAGAAACTGAATGCGCGCCGCCGTTCGGCACAGAACGCACAGAACGCACGGCACGCACAGGACACGCAGAATGCGGGCAGGACCGCGGTGCGGTCCTGA
- a CDS encoding formyltetrahydrofolate deformylase — protein MSTDHSFILKLSCADRPGIVHAVSGFLFERGSNILDSAQFGDSRTGEFFMRVHFQQVGGDPGLDVLRQSFATLAEQFGMRWEMHDASVKPRVVIMVSKIGHCLNDLLFRYRTGQLGIEIPAIISNHKEFYQLAASYDIPFHHFPLMGGTPDAKAAQEARVLEVIDEHQADLVVLARYMQILSPQLCESLAGRAINIHHSFLPSFKGAKPYYQAFDRGVKLIGATAHYVTTDLDEGPIIEQGVERVDHSMTPEQLTAIGRDVECVTLARAVKWHVEHRVVLNGSKTVVFR, from the coding sequence ATGTCGACCGATCACAGCTTTATCCTCAAACTGTCGTGCGCCGACCGGCCCGGCATCGTCCACGCGGTTTCGGGCTTTTTGTTCGAGCGTGGCAGCAATATTCTCGACTCCGCTCAGTTCGGCGACAGCCGCACCGGCGAGTTCTTCATGCGCGTGCATTTTCAGCAGGTGGGTGGCGATCCGGGTCTGGACGTGTTGCGTCAGTCGTTCGCGACGCTGGCTGAGCAGTTCGGCATGCGCTGGGAAATGCACGATGCGTCGGTGAAGCCGCGCGTCGTGATCATGGTGTCGAAGATCGGCCATTGCCTGAACGACCTGCTGTTCCGCTATCGCACTGGTCAATTGGGTATCGAGATTCCGGCGATCATCTCGAATCACAAGGAGTTCTACCAGCTCGCCGCCAGCTACGACATTCCGTTCCATCACTTCCCGCTGATGGGCGGCACGCCCGACGCGAAGGCCGCGCAGGAAGCGCGCGTGCTCGAAGTGATCGACGAGCATCAAGCCGATCTGGTGGTGCTCGCGCGCTATATGCAGATTCTGTCGCCGCAGCTGTGCGAATCCCTCGCCGGCCGCGCGATCAATATCCATCACTCGTTCCTGCCGAGCTTCAAGGGCGCGAAGCCTTATTACCAGGCGTTCGACCGCGGCGTGAAGCTGATCGGCGCAACCGCCCACTACGTGACGACCGATCTCGACGAAGGTCCGATCATCGAGCAGGGCGTGGAGCGAGTCGATCACAGCATGACGCCGGAGCAACTGACTGCCATTGGCCGTGACGTCGAATGCGTGACACTCGCGCGTGCGGTGAAGTGGCATGTCGAGCATCGCGTCGTGTTGAACGGCAGCAAGACGGTGGTGTTTCGTTAA
- a CDS encoding NUDIX domain-containing protein, with amino-acid sequence MTLPCITAARRFDIGAHLPFWIDAEQVGWIRSTDVPLLARWPDVFEIDSTERGRVTLTSLFNTVDLRSAALGSVIGALAAEGRIPGWRNETYAIRNAFDAPPLAYIERAASRFFGTMTYAVHLNGVVEYADGAPQLWIARRSDTKATDPGMLDNVVAGGIGWGFGIEATIIKECWEEAGIPEEIAARATAGRTAHVLQSLPEGTQAEQIFIYDLALPGDFAPRNQDGEVGEHRLARIDEVARWIEEGGMTVDASLATLDCLLRRRWIDADACPGIETLFEPPALA; translated from the coding sequence ATGACTTTGCCTTGCATCACCGCCGCGCGGCGCTTCGACATCGGCGCGCATCTGCCGTTCTGGATCGACGCCGAGCAGGTCGGCTGGATTCGTTCGACCGATGTGCCGTTGCTCGCGCGCTGGCCCGATGTGTTTGAAATCGACAGTACTGAACGCGGGCGCGTGACGCTCACGTCCCTGTTCAACACCGTCGATCTGCGCAGCGCGGCGCTCGGTTCCGTGATCGGCGCACTGGCCGCCGAGGGCCGTATTCCCGGCTGGCGCAACGAGACTTACGCGATCCGCAATGCGTTCGACGCGCCGCCGCTCGCGTACATCGAACGCGCGGCGTCGCGCTTCTTCGGCACGATGACCTACGCGGTGCATCTGAACGGCGTCGTAGAATACGCGGATGGCGCCCCGCAATTGTGGATCGCGCGCCGCAGCGACACCAAGGCGACCGACCCGGGCATGCTCGACAATGTCGTGGCAGGCGGGATCGGCTGGGGCTTCGGCATCGAGGCGACGATCATCAAGGAGTGCTGGGAAGAAGCCGGCATTCCCGAGGAGATCGCCGCGCGCGCCACGGCCGGCCGCACCGCGCATGTGCTGCAATCGTTGCCGGAAGGCACGCAGGCCGAACAGATTTTTATCTACGACCTCGCGCTGCCGGGCGATTTCGCGCCGCGCAATCAGGATGGCGAAGTGGGCGAACACCGGCTCGCGCGCATCGACGAAGTGGCGCGCTGGATCGAAGAAGGCGGGATGACGGTGGACGCGAGTCTCGCCACGCTGGACTGTCTGCTGCGCCGCCGCTGGATCGACGCAGACGCGTGTCCGGGCATCGAGACGCTGTTCGAACCGCCGGCGCTTGCGTAA
- a CDS encoding Threonine/homoserine/homoserine lactone efflux protein: MPNLLLFLATSIAITMAPGPDNLQVLARGISQGRAAGLVAALGFAAGITFHTTLAALGVAALLRSSPVAFEVIKLAGAAYLIWIGIKALRSQGLATAHERPPQPLMAVFRQSVLGNLLNPKVTLFFVVFLPQFVQPHGTQSVTVQMLELGVLFMLQTVVVFSLFGVCAGLIGGWLKRRPRVGVWLDRLAGATFIAIGIRVALRD, from the coding sequence ATGCCCAACCTCCTGTTGTTTCTCGCCACCTCGATCGCCATCACGATGGCGCCCGGCCCCGATAATCTGCAAGTGCTCGCACGCGGCATCTCGCAAGGCCGTGCGGCGGGCCTCGTCGCCGCGCTCGGCTTTGCGGCCGGTATTACCTTCCACACCACGTTGGCCGCGCTTGGCGTGGCCGCGCTGCTGCGTTCGTCGCCGGTTGCGTTTGAAGTGATCAAGCTGGCCGGTGCCGCGTATCTGATCTGGATCGGCATCAAGGCGCTGCGCAGCCAGGGCCTCGCCACCGCACACGAGCGCCCGCCGCAACCGTTGATGGCGGTGTTTCGTCAGAGCGTCCTCGGCAATCTGCTGAATCCGAAAGTGACGCTGTTCTTCGTCGTGTTCCTGCCGCAATTCGTGCAGCCGCACGGCACGCAAAGCGTCACGGTGCAGATGCTCGAACTCGGCGTGTTGTTCATGTTGCAGACTGTGGTGGTGTTTTCGCTGTTCGGCGTGTGCGCGGGGCTGATTGGCGGCTGGCTGAAGCGCCGGCCGCGCGTGGGCGTGTGGCTCGACCGGCTCGCCGGCGCGACGTTCATTGCGATCGGGATTCGTGTCGCCTTGCGGGATTGA
- a CDS encoding adenine phosphoribosyltransferase, with product MSNTLASAPLDAADYIKSHIRTVPDWPLPGVQFRDITPLLQEPKSLRVLIDLFVQRYIDAKLDYVAGLDARGFIIGPILAYELNLGFIPIRKQGKLPYKRVAQSYELEYGTATVEIHEDACKPGDRVVIIDDLIATGGTMMAGKILLERLGAVVVEGAAIIDLPELGGSALLRKAGLPLYTVTEFGGH from the coding sequence ATGTCCAACACGCTCGCGAGCGCGCCGCTCGATGCGGCCGACTACATCAAAAGCCACATCCGCACGGTGCCCGACTGGCCGCTGCCGGGCGTGCAGTTTCGCGACATCACGCCGCTGCTGCAGGAGCCGAAGTCGCTGCGCGTGCTGATCGATCTGTTCGTCCAGCGTTATATCGACGCGAAGCTCGACTACGTCGCTGGGCTGGATGCGCGTGGTTTCATCATCGGGCCGATCCTGGCTTACGAGCTGAACCTCGGCTTCATTCCGATCCGCAAGCAGGGCAAGCTGCCGTACAAGCGAGTCGCGCAATCCTACGAGCTCGAATACGGCACCGCGACCGTCGAGATTCACGAGGACGCCTGCAAGCCGGGCGATCGCGTCGTGATCATCGACGATCTGATCGCCACCGGCGGCACGATGATGGCCGGCAAGATTCTGCTGGAGCGGCTTGGCGCCGTGGTGGTCGAAGGCGCCGCGATTATCGATCTGCCTGAGCTCGGCGGCTCGGCCTTGCTGCGCAAAGCGGGTCTGCCGCTTTATACGGTGACTGAATTCGGCGGCCATTGA
- a CDS encoding Kef-type potassium/proton antiporter, CPA2 family — protein sequence MISPLEMTLFLLLASVAGVVLFRFLNLPPMLGYLTVGIVVGPHAFGLIPDSAGAQNLAEFGVVFLMFSIGLEFSLSKLRSMRRLVFGLGLLQVIGTIAVAVSLGFVLERWVHITWQASVALGGALAMSSTAIVSKMLAERLEIETEHGRNIFGVLLFQDLAVVPLLIVIAALGGSSNDLVSSLGIAAIKIVVALSLLLIVGQRFMTRWFNVVARRRSQELFILNLLLVTLGAAFITDKFGLSLALGAFIAGMLIAETPYRHQVEEDIKPFRDVLLGLFFVTTGMLLNPRVIWDHPFIVLGFLVGPILLKAVMVTGLSRLFGASPGVAMRTGIGLAQAGEFGFVLLNLILDKHLVDATLLQAILAAMLLSMLAAPFLIQNADRIVLRLSSTEWMMQSLQMTRIATQSLKQSGHVIICGYGRAGQNLARMLEHEGLSYVALDLDPDRVQAAAAAGESVVFGDAGRRESLLAAGIHRAATIAITYANTPSALRVLHNIHELEPTLPVIVRTVDDADLEKLLAAGATEVIPEIVEGSLMLASHTLVLMGVPMRRVVRRVEEMRDERYALLRGYFHGADDVEDDDGHEQVRLQSVPVDENSDAVGRTLAELGLFDLGVEVTAIRRHGIRGVEPDPSTKLRASDIVVLRGLPEQLAEAEERLSKHRRAGATAV from the coding sequence ATGATTTCCCCGCTCGAAATGACGCTATTCCTGCTGCTGGCATCAGTGGCGGGCGTGGTGCTCTTTCGCTTTCTGAATCTTCCACCGATGCTCGGCTATCTGACGGTCGGCATCGTGGTCGGGCCGCACGCGTTCGGTTTGATTCCAGACTCGGCCGGCGCGCAGAATCTGGCCGAATTCGGCGTCGTGTTCCTGATGTTCTCGATCGGCTTGGAGTTTTCGCTCTCCAAACTGCGTTCGATGCGCCGCCTCGTATTCGGTCTCGGCCTGTTGCAGGTGATCGGCACCATCGCCGTGGCGGTCTCGCTCGGTTTCGTGCTGGAGCGGTGGGTGCACATCACGTGGCAGGCGAGCGTGGCGCTGGGCGGCGCGCTGGCGATGTCGTCGACGGCGATCGTCAGCAAGATGCTGGCTGAGCGGCTCGAGATCGAAACCGAACACGGCCGGAATATCTTTGGCGTGCTGCTGTTCCAGGATCTGGCGGTGGTGCCGCTGTTGATTGTCATCGCGGCGCTGGGTGGCAGTTCGAACGATCTCGTCAGCTCGCTCGGGATCGCGGCCATCAAGATCGTCGTGGCGTTGTCCCTATTGTTAATAGTGGGGCAGCGCTTCATGACGCGCTGGTTCAACGTGGTGGCGCGGCGCCGCTCGCAGGAACTGTTCATCCTCAATCTGTTGCTGGTGACGCTCGGCGCGGCGTTCATCACGGACAAGTTCGGCCTGTCGCTTGCGCTCGGGGCGTTTATTGCCGGCATGCTGATCGCCGAAACACCTTACCGGCATCAGGTGGAAGAGGACATCAAGCCGTTTCGCGACGTGCTGCTGGGTCTCTTCTTCGTCACGACCGGCATGCTGCTGAATCCGCGCGTGATCTGGGACCACCCGTTCATCGTGCTCGGCTTCCTGGTCGGGCCGATCCTGCTGAAGGCGGTGATGGTGACCGGGCTCTCGCGCCTGTTCGGTGCGTCGCCAGGAGTCGCGATGCGCACCGGTATCGGCCTCGCGCAAGCCGGCGAGTTCGGCTTCGTGCTGCTGAATCTGATTCTCGACAAGCATCTGGTCGACGCCACCTTGTTGCAGGCGATTCTCGCGGCGATGCTGCTGTCGATGCTGGCCGCGCCGTTCCTGATCCAGAACGCGGACCGTATCGTGCTGCGCCTGTCGTCGACGGAATGGATGATGCAGTCCTTGCAGATGACGCGGATCGCGACGCAGAGCCTGAAGCAAAGCGGCCACGTGATCATTTGCGGCTACGGCCGGGCCGGGCAGAATCTGGCGCGCATGCTGGAGCATGAAGGTCTGTCGTACGTCGCGCTGGATCTGGACCCCGATCGCGTGCAGGCCGCGGCTGCCGCCGGCGAATCGGTGGTATTCGGCGATGCGGGGCGGCGCGAATCGCTGCTTGCCGCCGGTATCCATCGCGCGGCAACCATCGCGATTACCTACGCGAACACGCCGTCGGCATTGCGTGTGCTCCACAATATTCACGAACTGGAACCCACGCTGCCGGTGATCGTTCGCACCGTCGACGACGCCGATCTGGAAAAGCTGCTGGCCGCCGGCGCGACCGAGGTGATTCCGGAAATCGTCGAAGGCAGCCTGATGCTGGCGTCGCATACGCTGGTGCTGATGGGCGTGCCGATGCGGCGCGTGGTGCGGCGGGTCGAGGAAATGCGCGACGAGCGCTACGCGCTGTTGCGCGGCTATTTCCACGGCGCGGACGACGTGGAAGACGACGACGGCCACGAACAGGTGCGGCTACAATCGGTGCCGGTCGACGAAAACTCGGACGCGGTGGGCCGAACGCTGGCGGAACTGGGCCTGTTCGATCTGGGTGTCGAAGTGACGGCGATTCGCCGGCATGGCATTCGCGGCGTCGAGCCGGACCCGTCCACCAAGCTGCGCGCGAGCGACATCGTGGTGTTGCGGGGCCTGCCCGAACAGTTGGCCGAGGCCGAAGAGCGGCTCTCGAAGCATCGCCGGGCGGGCGCCACTGCAGTCTAG
- a CDS encoding arabinose-5-phosphate isomerase: MIAKINGDRALALARDVLDIEADAVRALRDQLDDGFVGAVDFILGCRGRVVVSGIGKSGHVARKLAATLASTGTPAFFVHPAEASHGDLGMVTADDVFLALSNSGETEELVAILPLIKRIGAKLIAMTGRPSSSLAQLADVHLNSAVSKEACPMNLAPTASTTAALALGDALAVAVLDARGFGRDDFARSHPGGALGRRLLTYVRDVMRTGDQVPKVTAEATVRDALFQLTAKRMGMTAIVDHNDHVTGIFTDGDLRRVLERDGDFRQLSIASVMTAGPRTIGPDHLAVEAVELMERHRINQMLVVDEAGKLIGALNMHDLFSKKVI, encoded by the coding sequence ATGATAGCGAAAATCAATGGCGACAGGGCACTCGCGCTCGCTCGTGACGTGCTCGACATCGAAGCGGACGCCGTGCGCGCGCTTCGCGATCAACTCGACGATGGTTTCGTCGGGGCGGTCGACTTCATCCTGGGCTGCCGTGGACGCGTCGTCGTTTCCGGCATCGGCAAATCCGGCCACGTGGCCCGCAAGCTGGCGGCCACGCTGGCCAGCACCGGCACACCGGCGTTTTTCGTTCACCCGGCGGAAGCCAGTCATGGCGACCTCGGCATGGTCACGGCAGACGACGTGTTCCTCGCGCTGTCCAATTCCGGTGAAACCGAAGAACTGGTGGCGATCCTGCCGCTCATCAAGCGGATCGGCGCGAAGCTGATTGCGATGACGGGCCGCCCGTCGTCGAGTCTCGCACAACTGGCCGACGTGCATCTGAATTCCGCCGTGTCGAAAGAAGCTTGTCCGATGAATCTTGCGCCGACCGCCAGCACCACCGCCGCGCTCGCGCTCGGCGATGCGCTCGCGGTCGCGGTGCTGGACGCGCGCGGCTTCGGGCGGGACGATTTCGCCCGCTCACATCCGGGCGGCGCGCTCGGCCGGCGTCTGCTCACTTACGTACGCGACGTCATGCGCACCGGCGACCAGGTGCCGAAGGTGACGGCTGAAGCGACCGTACGCGATGCGTTGTTCCAGTTGACCGCCAAACGCATGGGTATGACGGCGATCGTCGATCACAACGATCACGTGACCGGCATCTTCACAGACGGCGACTTGCGCCGCGTGCTCGAACGTGACGGCGATTTCCGCCAACTGTCGATTGCTTCAGTGATGACCGCCGGCCCGCGCACCATCGGTCCGGATCATCTTGCTGTCGAAGCCGTGGAACTGATGGAGCGCCACCGCATCAATCAGATGCTGGTCGTCGACGAAGCGGGCAAGCTGATCGGCGCACTCAACATGCACGACCTGTTCTCGAAGAAGGTGATCTGA
- a CDS encoding 3-deoxy-D-manno-octulosonate 8-phosphate phosphatase (KDO 8-P phosphatase), with the protein MAVAPLTATERASRVKLMIFDVDGVLTDGGLLFTAEGDTMKAFHSMDGHGMKLLREAGIETAIITGRKSGIVAARAKEMNITHVYQGVQDKPLAFADLLKQTGLTAEECGYMGDDWVDLGVMLKVGFAAAPANSHPEVIARAHWVSEARGGHGAAREVCDTLLRAQHKYEALLAAACSGEQRGLVG; encoded by the coding sequence ATGGCTGTCGCCCCCCTTACCGCCACTGAACGCGCAAGCCGCGTCAAGCTGATGATTTTCGACGTCGACGGCGTGCTGACCGACGGCGGCCTGCTGTTTACGGCGGAAGGCGACACGATGAAGGCGTTCCACTCGATGGACGGGCACGGCATGAAGTTGCTGCGCGAGGCCGGCATCGAAACGGCGATCATCACCGGGCGCAAGTCGGGCATCGTCGCGGCGCGGGCGAAGGAAATGAATATCACCCACGTCTATCAGGGCGTGCAAGACAAACCCCTGGCGTTCGCCGACCTGCTCAAGCAAACCGGTCTGACAGCAGAAGAATGCGGCTATATGGGCGACGACTGGGTCGATCTCGGCGTGATGCTGAAGGTCGGCTTCGCGGCGGCGCCGGCCAATTCGCATCCTGAAGTGATTGCGCGCGCCCACTGGGTCAGCGAGGCGCGCGGCGGCCACGGGGCCGCGCGGGAAGTCTGCGACACCCTGCTGCGCGCGCAGCACAAATACGAGGCTCTGCTCGCGGCAGCCTGTAGCGGCGAACAGCGAGGCCTCGTCGGATGA
- a CDS encoding lipopolysaccharide export system protein LptC has protein sequence MNRFRWTSLIPLVAMAALAGITWWLLQATLPRQNEDVVRPKEHTPDYFADNFSVSELDQSGSTQYRLTATSLIHYEDDELSDLVKPAMRAFQPGKPIVTATGDTGTVNGDASIVDLYDNARIIRAAGNGDPQMQADSQHFRVLVNDDVIETEKPVKLQRGMSVMTASGMNYNNVTRVMQLFGNVKGAIAASEGSASSPKQPG, from the coding sequence ATGAATCGGTTTCGCTGGACCTCACTGATTCCGCTCGTCGCGATGGCGGCGCTCGCCGGCATTACATGGTGGCTGTTGCAGGCCACGCTGCCGCGGCAAAACGAAGACGTGGTGCGGCCCAAAGAGCACACGCCCGATTACTTCGCGGACAACTTTTCGGTTTCCGAACTCGATCAGTCGGGCTCGACGCAATACCGTCTGACCGCGACCAGCCTGATCCACTACGAAGACGACGAGCTGAGCGATCTGGTCAAGCCGGCCATGCGCGCGTTCCAGCCGGGCAAACCGATCGTCACCGCGACCGGCGATACCGGCACGGTCAACGGCGACGCCTCGATCGTCGATCTGTACGACAACGCGCGCATCATACGGGCCGCCGGCAACGGCGATCCGCAGATGCAAGCGGATTCGCAGCATTTTAGGGTGCTGGTCAACGACGATGTGATCGAGACCGAAAAGCCGGTTAAACTTCAGCGCGGCATGTCTGTGATGACTGCCAGCGGCATGAACTACAACAACGTCACCCGGGTAATGCAGCTGTTCGGCAATGTGAAGGGCGCGATTGCCGCGTCCGAAGGCTCCGCCAGCTCGCCCAAGCAACCCGGGTAA